From Treponema sp. OMZ 787:
TCCGATCTGTCTGCAGATACTTTTCCTTGATTGTAGGTTCTAACTGCCTTATTGTAGTCCTCTTTTCTGCTTCTTGCAGCTTTGATGGAATCACAGTCTTCTTTGTATTCCTTTGCAGTATCCTTAGCTGTTTTGGTAAATTCAAGGTATCCCTTAGCTGCAACCTTTTTATAAAGTTTTAAAGCATCTTCCGAAGATTCTTTTGCCATCTTATGATCCAATCGGTAATGATCTATCGTGTTGATTGAAAATCTTTCCGCTTCAACATAGTCTGTAGGTGAATACCGTCCAAAGTTATAGTTTTCAATCTCGTTTCGTAAAGCCGATATATTCATTAAATTTGAAAGGGTCTCATATCTGATGACGGCTTCATTATACTTTGCGATTGCTGCCTTATAGTTGCCCGCTTGTGCGTCAGAATCGGCTTTTTGTCTTAAGGCTTCCGAAACTTGAAAAAGTTCAGAATAGGACTTATCGGCACCAAGTTCTACAGCCTTTTTTCTGGCCTTACTGACCTTTCCGTTAGGTCCTTGAAAAAGTTTAAGCTCGGCAAGGAGAGGATCAGGTTTTGGTGCTTCAGGCTTAACAACATCAGCCTTAGGCTCCTCCGGCTTTACCTCAGGGGCTTTTACCTCTTCAACCTTAGGTTCCGGCGGAATATCTTTTGCTTTTTGATTTGATGTACATGATGCAAAAAAAATCGGCAAAATGACTGACATCAAAATAAGCAATTTATAATTTTTCTTCATTAAATACCTCCTAATTTGATATTAATTAATGATACTCTTTTTTGCCTCTTTTTTCAAGCTATAATTTTTTTGTCTTGTATTTTAAAAATTGCTATTGATTACAAAAAAAAACTATAAGAATTATAGAGAGGTCAATATGAAAAATATAATTTTACAAAGCAATCGTGAAGATTGCGGAGCTGCATGTATTGCAAATATATGCAGACATTATGGGAAGCCGATCGATATAGGCAAGATAAGAAAGCTGCTTAAAAGCGGTTCGGGCGGAAGTTCCGGCGTCGGTATTATTAATGCTGCAGAAACCCTAGGTTTTTCATGCCGCGGGGCGGTTTCGGAATCAAAGGAAATTCCTAAAAACATACCCATGCCCTTTATAGCCCATGTGATAAGGGATGGCGATAATCACTACATTGTCGTTAAAAAATCGGATTCAAACTATGTTTATTTGCAGGATCCTTCCGAAGGGTATCAAAAAATAAGTCTTGAGGCTTTTCAGCAGACTTGGTCCGGAGTGTTTTTTATACTCTTGCCTCATCCCGATTTTTCTGACAAGGGTTCTTCCTCAAAGGGCTTAATCAGATTTTTACCTATTTTAAAATCTCACAAAAAAATATCTGCTGAAATTTTAGCCGCAAGCGTTATCCTGTCTTTTTTGGGAATTATTAGTGCGTTTTATTTTAGGTTTTTAATTGATGAGGTGCTTAGTTCCAACTTGCGGGAATCTCTTACCGGTTTTTCGATCGGGTTTTTGGGCGTAATTGTTTTTAGAAGTCTTTTGGGTTTGGCGAGAAATCAGCTTTTAATGAGCATGAGCTATAAGATTGATACTGTTTTGGTTTATAGGTATTTTGAGCATATTCTTCATTTGCCGATGCGGTTTTTTACGGGAAAAAAGACCGGCGAGCTGGTTGCAAGGATGAACGATACGGTTACGATAAGGCAGGTTATTTCAGCTACGGCTTTGACTGTTGTTTTAGATTCCCTGATGCTTATTTTTGGTGCAATATTTTTAATCTCGCTTGGATCCAATTTGCTTGTTGCAGCCCTTGTTCCTGTGCTTGTAAGCTCTGTTTTGGTATGGTTTTATGCGAGGCCTTATCAAAGAATGATAAGAGCCAGGGCTTCCGCCGAAGCCGAAAAACACTCATGCATCGTTGAAAGTCTGAACGGTATAGCTACAATCAAGGCCTTGGGTGCCGAATCTAAAGCTCTCGAAAGAGGCGAGTTTAAAATCGTTAATGCCGTCAGAAAAGGAATCCGGCTTTCATCCTTTTCCAATTATCAAAACAGCCTCCAAAACTTTATCGGACGATGCGGAACATTGGCTATTTATTGGCTTGGCAGTTTGAACATATTGAACGGCTCAATGTCCTTAGGGCAGCTTATTTCATTTGTAATTCTTTCAGGTTATTTTTTGGATCCTCTTTCAAGACTTTTGACTCTTCAGCCCCAGCTTCAAGAGGCCTATGTTGCAGCCGAAAGACTTGCCGAAATATTTGACGAAAAAACTGAAGATGACTTAGATACCGGAAAAATAGAGCCGGATTTTCTTGCAGGTAAAATCGATATAAAAAATTTATCATTCGGCTACGATCCTTATTCAAAAAATTTGAAGAACATAAATTTAAGTATCAATCCGGGAGAAAGGGTGGCCTTTGTCGGTGCTTCAGGTTCCGGCAAGACAACGCTTGCAAAGCTTTTGATGAAATTTTACTCTGCACAAGAAGGGGATATTTTTATAGATGATATAAACCTAAAGGACTTAAAAAACGATTCTTACCGCAAAAACATAGGTTACGTACCGCAAGACATTCTTTTGTTTTCAGGCACGATAGCTGAAAACATAAACTGGAGCTCGGGGAACAGCGATTACAGGCGGATGATAACCGCAGCCGAGGCTGCCGGTGCTGCTTCATTTATTGGAGCCCTTCCCGATAGGTACAATTCTCTTGTAGGCGAGCAAGGTACAACCCTTTCCGGAGGAGAAAGGCAGCGTATAGCTATCGCCAGAATTCTTTTACATAATCCTTCCATTCTGATTTTGGATGAGGCAACATCGGCCTTGGACGGAATTTCGGAAGCGGAGGTGTTGGGCTCCTTAAAAGAAATTAGTGCAGGCCGTACTTCGATAATCATAGCACACAGATTAAGCTCCATCAAAGACTGCGATAAAATTTTCGTATTCGATAAGGGTGAAATCGCTGAGGCCGGAACTCACGCAGACTTGCTCGAAAAAGACGGTGTTTATTCAAGATTATGGGAAACTCAAAACAATGTAGAGGAGGTTGTAGCATGAAATAGATCTTACGTGTTGAAGATTTAACATATACGGGTGAAGTGCTTCAGGAGCAAAAAACCGGAATTTTCAGTTCAGTAATTTCGATTATTTGCCTGCTTGCTCTTTGTACCGCCGCTTGGCTTTTTTTAGGAAAAAAGGAAGAAGTCGTAAGGGCTGCCGGAATGGTGCGTCCCATTGAAAATCTTTCCTTTGTAAAAACTTTTACGGCAGGAAAAATACAAAACATCAATTTTACCTCAGGCCGGCATATTGAAAAAGGAGACCTGCTTTTAAGCATTGACGATACGGTACTCCAAAAGGAAAGGCAAAGCCTTGAGTCTCTTATGCTTAAAACCGAACAGAAAATTCAAGATGCCGATTTCTGTATTAAAAGTGCCGAAAAAGACCTAATGCTCGTTCCCCTTGAAAGGGAAATTGCTTATAAACGTATGGAAAATTATTTTTCGGGAAAAACCAATTTGGAAAAAACTCTGGAGCTAAACTCAAAGATTTTTGAAGAAGAAAAAGCTCTTCCCTATTTTAGCTTGGCAAATCAAAAGCTTGAGCTTCTCAGCTTAAATGTTGAAAAAAGCAAAAGGGATTTGGAGCAGTATAAAAATTCTTTTTTCCATTCGCTTTTGAGCGAAAAAGAAGCATTGGAATTCCA
This genomic window contains:
- a CDS encoding peptidase domain-containing ABC transporter, which gives rise to MKNIILQSNREDCGAACIANICRHYGKPIDIGKIRKLLKSGSGGSSGVGIINAAETLGFSCRGAVSESKEIPKNIPMPFIAHVIRDGDNHYIVVKKSDSNYVYLQDPSEGYQKISLEAFQQTWSGVFFILLPHPDFSDKGSSSKGLIRFLPILKSHKKISAEILAASVILSFLGIISAFYFRFLIDEVLSSNLRESLTGFSIGFLGVIVFRSLLGLARNQLLMSMSYKIDTVLVYRYFEHILHLPMRFFTGKKTGELVARMNDTVTIRQVISATALTVVLDSLMLIFGAIFLISLGSNLLVAALVPVLVSSVLVWFYARPYQRMIRARASAEAEKHSCIVESLNGIATIKALGAESKALERGEFKIVNAVRKGIRLSSFSNYQNSLQNFIGRCGTLAIYWLGSLNILNGSMSLGQLISFVILSGYFLDPLSRLLTLQPQLQEAYVAAERLAEIFDEKTEDDLDTGKIEPDFLAGKIDIKNLSFGYDPYSKNLKNINLSINPGERVAFVGASGSGKTTLAKLLMKFYSAQEGDIFIDDINLKDLKNDSYRKNIGYVPQDILLFSGTIAENINWSSGNSDYRRMITAAEAAGAASFIGALPDRYNSLVGEQGTTLSGGERQRIAIARILLHNPSILILDEATSALDGISEAEVLGSLKEISAGRTSIIIAHRLSSIKDCDKIFVFDKGEIAEAGTHADLLEKDGVYSRLWETQNNVEEVVA
- a CDS encoding HlyD family secretion protein; translated protein: MLRVEDLTYTGEVLQEQKTGIFSSVISIICLLALCTAAWLFLGKKEEVVRAAGMVRPIENLSFVKTFTAGKIQNINFTSGRHIEKGDLLLSIDDTVLQKERQSLESLMLKTEQKIQDADFCIKSAEKDLMLVPLEREIAYKRMENYFSGKTNLEKTLELNSKIFEEEKALPYFSLANQKLELLSLNVEKSKRDLEQYKNSFFHSLLSEKEALEFQKENLINSLFKIEESLKLFSIYAPISGEIEEIASLNCGDNVFSGQEILKIVPSSSEHIRVVLRLPSSKAGLVKEDMKVRLKFPAFPHHEFGSLEGLVETILPDVFLGAKTAEYAVFVKLDGNTLPDKKGISHFLKVGLDADASIITETGSILSFILKRLELK